One window of Amaranthus tricolor cultivar Red isolate AtriRed21 chromosome 13, ASM2621246v1, whole genome shotgun sequence genomic DNA carries:
- the LOC130797448 gene encoding uncharacterized protein LOC130797448 yields the protein MTRSTNKQHLLFDPEVEATARRTHASTKKRRAEARKQAQQASQSLDMAGQAPERTLRQCTQPKASNVTAGIRMPTTNAGNFDIKSHVMNMITGNQFYGLDNEEPVDHLQKFLQACSLQKITGMTDDELYLYLFRFSLAGKAQRWYNSLPNTITTWAQLSDAFLVKYYPGYKTHDYRIKLYSFSQDAGETFHDAWERFKDYQYMCPHHGIEKEFLMQSFYNGFDNETKRMVDGAAGGSFMNKQTSKAISLLDTLAENQWNSSSRRAAQAPRKGKHEVETYSLLSSQISALNAKIDGMRMNASTSMPVNAMATSSQGGVACDYCGMHGHSLMECSVNPNGAMGVPEQVNAFQARPPFNNNSYYPGIRNHPNLSYRSNNVLNPQQQHFPPQAPQQQYGQHQQFQPNQGPPGFQRPPQGHQQQQFQNQQLQSELGELKNMMAQMAKQLEQLGTHNKMLETQVAQLAASSSSRQAGALPGQPTQPHGKETVNAITTRSGLSYDEPPMPHNGESNSKDAGISEAITDEASFEAVHKKEKAKEEALQVPPITLPFPNRQVKSKLDKQFGKFLEVVKNLQVTVPFTELITQVPAYAKFMKDILTRKRDFSEVDTVAFTEQCSALLQNKSPPKLKDPSSFSIPCHIGKLFIDKALCDLGASVSVMPFSVCSKLKMGDLKVTNITLQMADRSVKYPLGILEDVPVRVGKFYIPVDFVVLDMEEDQQIPIILGRPFLHTAGAVIDVKNGRLTLSVGDDNVTFNLSNALKGPMLEEKCYVIDVVDVICHDNLPLTLMKDPLEAVLCLESSTGDSSIWKTEIDAIEQALCNEELSHSKSKRVQRLVRPICKVEMLERMMTMMMSSSIMTLTPWVSGLLPPSQTLWTVLDLAWGGGES from the coding sequence ATGACCAGGAGTACCAACAAGCAAcatttgctttttgatcctgagGTTGAGGCAACTGCTCGTAGAACACACGCAAGTACGAAGAAAAGGAGGGCGGAGGCTCGTAAACAAGCTCAACAAGCCTCTCAATCTCTTGACATGGCAGGTCAGGCTCCCGAGAGAACTCTTAGGCAGTGTACACAGCCCAAGGCTAGCAATGTTACCGCGGGGATTAGGATGCCGACTACTAATGCTGGAAACTTTGACATCAAATCCCATGTTATGAATATGATCACGGGAAATCAGTTCTATGGTCTTGACAATGAAGAACCCGTCGATCATCTACAGAAATTCCTTCAAGCATGTTCTCTACAAAAGATTACTGGGATGACTGACGACGAGCTCTACTTGTACCTCTTTCGTTTCTCTTTGGCAGGCAAGGCTCAACGTTGGTATAACTCTCTTCCCAACACCATTACTACTTGGGCGCAACTGTCTGATGCTTTTCTAGTGAAGTATTATCCCGGTTATAAGACTCATGACTACAGAATTAAACTCTATAGTTTCTCACAAGATGCGGGGGAGACTTTTCATGATGCGTGGGAGAGATTCAAAGATTACCAATATATGTGCCCTCATCACGGTATTGAGAAGGAATTTCTTATGCAATCTTTTTATAATGGTTTTGATAATGAGACTAAGAGGATGGTAGATGGTGCGGCTGGCGGCtctttcatgaacaaacaaacttCTAAGGCTATTTCACTCTTGGATACTCTTGCTGAAAATCAATGGAATAGCTCATCTAGGCGCGCAGCTCAAGCACCAAGGAAGGGGAAGCATGAAGTTGAAACTTATTCCCTTCTATCATCACAAATCTCAGCTTTGAATGCGAAAATCGATGGGATGCGCATGAATGCTAGTACATCTATGCCCGTCAATGCTATGGCTACCTCTAGCCAAGGTGGAGTTGCTTGTGATTATTGCGGTATGCATGGTCATTCTCTAATGGAGTGTTCTGTTAATCCTAATGGAGCTATGGGAGTGCCAGAGCAAGTTAATGCTTTTCAAGCTCGTCCTCCTTTCAATAACAATAGCTACTATCCTGGAATTCGGAATCATCCTAACTTGTCATATCGCAGCAACAATGTGTTAAATCCTCAACAGCAACACTTTCCACCACAAGCACCACAACAACAATATGGGCAACATCAGCAATTTCAGCCCAATCAAGGACCACCCGGTTTCCAAAGGCCTCCTCAAGGCCATCAACAGCAGCAGTTTCAGAACCAACAACTCCAATCCGAATTGGgggaattgaaaaacatgatggCCCAAATGGCCAAACAGCTTGAGCAACTCGGTACTCACAATAAAATGCTTGAAACTCAAGTCGCTCAATTAGCTGCATCTAGCTCCTCTAGGCAAGCAGGAGCATTGCCCGGCCAACCTACTCAACCACATGGCAAGGAGACCGTCAATGCAATCACTACAAGGAGCGGGTTGAGTTATGATGAGCCACCCATGCCTCACAATGGAGAGTCAAATTCGAAAGATGCGGGCATTTCTGAAGCGATTACCGATGAAGCATCTTTTGAGGCAGTGCACAAGAAGGAGAAAGCGAAAGAAGAGGCATTGCAAGTGCCTCCCATCACACTTCCTTTTCCCAACCGCCAAGTGAAGAGCAAGCTTGACAAGCAGTTCGGTAAGTTCTTGGAGGTGGTTAAGAATTTGCAGGTAACAGTTCCTTTTACTGAATTAATCACACAAGTGCCTGCTTATGCTAAATTCATGAAGGACATATTGACTAGGAAAAGAGATTTTAGTGAGGTGGATACAGTTGCTTTTACTGAACAATGTAGTGCTTTGCTACAAAATAAATCCCCTCCAAAACTGAAAGATCCTAGTAGTTTCTCCATCCCTTGTCACATTGGAAAACTGTTTATTGATAAAGCTTTATGTGATTTAGGAGCTAGTGTTAGTGTGATGCCTTTTTCTGTCTGTTCTAAACTGAAAATGGGTGATCTAAAAGTTACTAATATTACTCTACAAATGGCTGACCGTTCTGTTAAATATCCTTTGGGTATTTTGGAGGATGTCCCTGTTAGGGTAGGTAAGTTTTATATCcctgttgattttgttgttcttgatatgGAGGAAGATCAACAAATTCCTATTATATTAGGAAGACCTTTCCTTCATACGGCAGGAGCAGTAATTGATGTGAAAAATGGTAGACTTACACTTTCTGTGGGGGATGACAATGTAACTTTCAATTTGAGCAATGCTTTGAAAGGTCCCATGCTTGAGGAAAAATGCTATGTTATTGATGTAGTTGATGTGATTTGTCATGATAACTTGCCCCTAACTCTTATGAAAGATCCTTTGGAGGCTGTTCTTTGTCTTGAATCTTCTACAGGTGATTCTAGCATTTGGAAGACTGAAATTGATGCTATTGAACAAGCTCTTTGTAATGAAGAGCTTAGTCACAGCAAGAGCAAGAGAGTGCAGAGGTTAGTTCGACCTATATGCAAAGTTGAGATGCTTGAaaggatgatgacgatgatgatgagcaGCAGCATAATGACTTTAACCCCATGGGTTAGTGGGCTCTTGCCCCCCTCTCAAACTCTGTGGACAGTGCTTGATTTGgcttggggggggggggagtcTTGA
- the LOC130797447 gene encoding uncharacterized protein LOC130797447: protein MAPKKNPTQTTTVHSTDTDTSAGHANNQAVTRRDLDMLARNLTAAFSKQLRAVINNTPTQQRVLEDMADQIKNLRERIEPHQEIPKSHESQDGNSRTSHSSKHSKKRRERSRTRTSLSRSDSQDGVSKIASQDARTYLESKRQKASESVQSLVDRRRQERKKAQLAGSSHPVSPVTMPRNEVKINNLPENPTPIISPLAPEVLSTPNLGKIKIPNMAVFDGTSCPEEHLMAYKNLMVLHTTNPSLWCKFFPTTLTGVALTWYTSLPGGSIHNFAQLEGKFLGHFVASRRQEKSNFHLLGIMQLEGESISSYLKKFHEAVLEVTDLEESVALNALINGMKAQRLKFQLIESQVKTYAEAMKQCQSYVTASEICQAHDSKRRKSEKRDAATSHQSSRNREEPSSRRERNYVPRRPAPPSDMGHPRSRHVYITEGESRTRNLLDGGNDPIFNRNRKDIFFAVRDKLSTPPPTTTSSDRRNYNLWCDYHKEHGHTLAQCRELKRILHQLADEGKLSRFLNRKDYDAGREADRRPWNQRRGSPRRDETKHESSNTQGTINVIFGGYTEEYPTIRAARDSVHALLKGPPKTVSKGPIMRFDATTSQPLQQPHTDPLVVTLKIGQMKVKRVLVDTGSTAVLITMECLRKMKFEEKHLQPLDKPLIGFGGSQVIPLGTIILPVRVGEKNKSRAMPVRFTVVDLTFPYNAIMGLSLINKIKAAIFPHQLLLQFEQDDGQVGVLKGDQVTARQCLVNTLKRETSATPSKRKREEESPTVMSVYTDGPNAHERPHPVERYEETEIFDGKQIKIGKDLPDAIKNDVVATIAHFRDIFAFTTKEMPGIPTSVMCHKLDIKPGYKPVKQKLRHQGKERIDAAKTEVEKLLKAGFIRECKY, encoded by the coding sequence atggctcctaagaaAAATCCGACTCAAACCACCACCGtacatagcacagatacagacacttctgcaggtcacgctaataatcaagccgtgactcgccgtgatctggacatgctagcacgaaacctcactgccgctTTCTCTaaacaactccgcgccgtcataaataatactcctactcaacaacgagtaTTAGAAGACATGgcggatcaaataaaaaacttgcgggaacgaatcgaaccccacCAGGAGATACCaaagtctcatgaatctcaagatgggaactcgaggacttcccactcTAGTAAACACAGTAAGAAAAGGCGGGAGAGGTCGAGAACCCGCACGAGTCTTAGCAGGAGTGATTCGCAGGATGGAGTGTCCAAGATCGCCTCTCAAGATGCCCGAACCTACCTAGAAAGCAAAAGGCAAAAGGCATCCGAAAGCGTCCAATCGTTGGTAGATAGAAGGAGGCAAGAAAGGAAGAAGGCGCAGCTCGCAGGATCTAGCCATCCCGTGAGTCCTGTCACCATGCCACGGAATGAGGTCAAGATAAATAACCTCCCTGAAAATCCTACGCCAATAATCTCCCCGTTGGCTCCAGAAGTACTAAGTACCCCCAACCTGGggaaaataaaaatcccaaacatGGCAGTATTCGACGGCACGTCATGCCCCGAAGAACACTTAATGGCCTACAAAAATTTGATGGTGCTGCACACTACCAACCCATCCTTGTGGTGtaaattcttcccaactactcttacTGGAGTAGCCTTGAcatggtacacctcccttccgGGAGGAAGTATCCATAACTTTGCCCAATTAGAAGGCAAATTCCTGGGTCACTTTGTGGCATCCAGGAGGCAGGAGAAATCCAACTTCCATTTGCTTGGCATAATGCAACTGGAAGGGGAATCCATATCATCATACTTGAAGAAATTCCATGAGGCCGTACTGGAGGTGACCGATCTGGAAGAATCAGTCGCCTTGAATGCcctgatcaacggaatgaaggctcagagactgaagttccagttgatcgaaagtcaagtgaagacatatGCAGAAGCCATGAAACAATGTCAAAGCTATGTCACCGCCTCCGAAATATGCCAGGCACACGACTCGAAAAGGCGAAAGTCAGAAAAGAGAGATGCCGCAACCTCCCATCAGTCCTCAAGGAACAGAGAAGAGCCTTCGTCAAGGAGGGAAAGGAATTACGTGCCGCGTCGTCCTGCGCCCCCATCAGACATGGGACATCCACGATCCCGTCACGTATATATCACGGAAGGAGAATCCAGAACACGCAATCTGCTAGATGGGGGTAATGACCCGATATTTAATCGAAACAGAAAAGACATTTTCTTTGCCGTTCGTGACAAGTTGTCAACTCCACCACCCACTACCACTTCTTCCGATAGACGCAATTACAAtttgtggtgtgattaccacaaagagcacggccatactctggcccaatgtcgcgaactcaaacgtatcctGCATCAACTGGCTGATGAGGGAAAGCTGTCAAGGTTCCTCAACAGGAAGGACTATGATGCGGGAAGAGAAGCAGACAGGAGGCCATGGAATCAAAGACGGGGATCCCCCAGAAGGGATGAGACCAAGCATgaaagttccaacacacaaGGAACTATCAACGTAATTTTCGGAGGATACACTGAAGAATATCCTACCATTCGAGCCGCCAGGGATAGCGTCCATGCTCTACTGAAAGGACCACCAAAAACCGTATCAAAGGGACCGATCATGAGATTCGACGCCACTACCTCTCAACCATTGCAACAACCACACACCGATCCTCTAGTGGTCACCCTCAAAATCGGGCAAATGAAGGTCAAGAGAGTACTGGTAGACACCGGAAGTACGGCCGTCCTCATAACCATGGAGTGCCTCCGAAAAATGAAGTTCGAAGAAAAGCACTTGCAGCCTCTCGACAAACCATTGATCGGGTTTGGAGGTAGTCAGGTCATTCCACTAGGCACAATCATTCTACCCGTAAGGGTGGGGGAAAAAAACAAAAGCAGGGCCATGCCCGTACGATTCACGGTAGTGGATCTCACATTCCCCTATAATGCCATCATGGGGCTCTCGCTCATCAACAAGATAAAAGCCGCGATCTTTCCTCATCAACTCCTGTTGCAATTCGAACAGGATGATGGTCAGGTGGGCGTCCTTAAAGGAGACCAAGTAACAGCCCGTCAATGCCTCGTGAACACCCTGAAGCGAGAAACATCCGCCACTCCCTCCAAGAGAAAGAGGGAAGAAGAGTCTCCAACCGTTATGAGCGTGTATACAGACGGTCCCAACGCCCACGAAAGGCCTCACCCAGTGGAGCGATACGAGGAAACGGAAATATTTGACGGGAAGCAGATCAAAATCGGAAAAGATCTTCCAGACGCAATCAAGAACGATGTCGTGGCCACTATAGCTCATTTCCGCGATATCTTCGCATTTACCACGAAAGAGATGCCTGGTATACCAACAAGTGTCATGTGCCACAAACTTGACATAAAACCAGGTTATAAGCCCGTGAAGCAAAAGCTGCGGCATCAAGGGAAGGAAAGAATAGATGCCGCCAAAACAGAAGTAGAAAAATTGCTGAAAGCTGGGTTTATCCGGGAGTGCAAATATTAA